CTGTAGTCCCCACTGATTTCCGTTACGCTTCTGGAGGAGTAAAACTGATGCAGTTCAGATCAGGGCTAGGCCGAGCTAGAGGTAGAAGTGTCAATGGATCCATGGATACACCATCGGCCAGTACTAGTAGCAGAAGGCCACAGGTAGATGTAGAGTGTGGCATGGTAGCTGCATCTACCAATTATTGATTGGCTTGAACTCTTctcctcctctccaactccaacTCAATGAGATGCAGCAGCTGCAAACTGCTTCTGcttgctggttttgctacgatggtCGGGCAACGGCAGGACCAGCCAGCCATTATGCTCCGGATTACTGCTCCTGGCAGCTCTGTTTCTTTGTGTTTGGGCAACGAGGAGAATCCAGGAATGGGCATCCTCGTTGGTATCTCTGAAATCGGTTTCTTGCTCTTTGAACAAGTAGTATCACGAGTTCATCTGAAGCTGAGCGAGCGGCAGCAACTCTGTGCTTTGTGTTCTCTGTTTTCAGGCGGTGACAGCTGAGGAAAAATATATATGCATACAGAATATGATTTTATTGTCCCTTGGATTTTATTTACAATTTTAGAAAGAATAGATAGCAAACTATAGATAATGTATATTTGTTACGAAATAGTGATTAACGGAAGCAGAACCCTGACTTCAGATTTATATTAACTCCTAACTATAGTTAAATATATTCAACATGGGGTCTGGATTATTAAAGTGACGCCAAACAACATGGACTGTATATGCAAAATCAGAAGTGCATAATGACAATGGATAGgaccaaggatcacacattcttTACCAATAAAACAAAGATCATACATCCTGAAATAAGTATCCTATCTTCAAATACTGATATTTTGTAACTTCCCAGCTGAGCTCATTGGCttattcctacaagttcatgtaACTAAACCCTACAATCTGTCCCTACCAAGTTTAACCAAACACTTCTAGCTGAAATTGACAACCTGCATATAGCAAGGTGTTATCTTATTATAGGAATATAACATGATTACTACTATCGGAGCATTTTCTGATAGGACATTTATCTGATAAGAAGGTATGTCTAGGTAGATGAGACAAATAGGAAAGCTTTTTGGTTTTTATGAGCTGAGACTCCTAACATACTGTAGCTTCATGTATTATCCTCAAAAAATGTTCTCTGCCTTTCATGTAAATTGTTCATAAAccaaaagaaagaaaacaaaataaatggTTAAACCATTTGCAAAACATGCATAGAAATACATCTATCTCAACAAAACTCTGTAGTGTCTTTAAACGAAAGTCCATGGAAGAGCACCTTTTTTTTATAGGAAAGAGGACCTTGCTGCTACTGAGCTACCATAGCATTCATATGGTACAGGAACTTATGCAGAAAAAATACTGTGTTTCTGATCTTCCAGCAAAACAGATGGAAAAAGAATTGGAGCAAGTACCTCTTACCAATAAATGTATTGGATGAGGTTAGTGATCACAGTAAACAGAAATTGGTATGTTCAGAGTATCAGGGCCCGAGAGACCTTAACATGTTCAGAGTTTCAGTTTGAGATCCCGAGGCATAGAACAAATGCAATTTTAAATTTAAACCAAGAGCAATCCATAGACAAACCAAACCtattatgcatgaagaaatcagCATCGAGTACCCATGAAATTCAGAGTTTCTCCTTTGTTGTTATGTTTTTAACTGAATCTCTGTTGGTGTGTGGAGTTTAACTGTTCGTTTCTCCTTCTTGTGTTATATAAACTGAACACGGTGCCTTTtttttgtttggatgcatgtttcAGCTCTCTGCTCAGCTATCAGAAGTGACAGGCGTAATGAACCCTACTGGGGATAGTTTCTCGTGGGCGCTCTAAAGGATTCAGAAAGAGGAATCGACCAGCTCTCAAGGAATGCAACATGAAGCTTGCGGTGGTGCTCGGCGTGCTCAATGAGTGCTTCAACCCAGTGAAGGATGGGTGGACAAGGATTGACATGCTCCACCAAGCTGTGTATAGCCTTGGGTAAGTCTTTTTGAGTCAGAGTGAGACGTGCACATTTTTGTACTGACCCTGAGATGTCATTCAGTTATATATTAGGTCTTGATTCTGTCGCTTATATAGAAGATGTTTCTTGCTTGAACGAACAGGTCTGAATTTAAATGGCTAAGCTACGAAGGGTTGTACACCATGGTTCTGAAGAAGCATGGAGAGATCGTTTCAGCAGCCATTGCGGAGGTTTGTACACCAGCTGAATTTTGAATAGTTGTAGTCTGTAGTATCCTCTTCTTGGCTCCTCTTCTTGGCTGTTGTAGTAGAATAGTAGGAGCTCACATCTTTTAACTGTGTGTTGCATATACTGTACAAGAAAGCTGTGTTTAATATCCAtttcttgattgcacatttatAAATAGTAAATTGCACACCTAAATTTCTGCAATTATGGTGTTTAATATGTGCAATATCCTGTCTTTAGATATAACTTTCccactattttgttttccttttcacATTTGATTAAGCAGGAAAAACATATATTCAGAAAGCTTGTGCTAAGAAAACTCTTTACTTTCAGAGTCCAATTGTACTATCATTTAGATTGTTTGATGATGAATAATATTGCTCTAATGCTCAGGTTTTTTAATAACTGAACGGAACTGTTGCAGAGTTGGACCGGTATACAAGATGAGAATTGTCACATGTTTCTTCCAAGACAATTACATAAATTAAACTGGACTGCACGCTTCCTTTTGATTGGTAATTTGCACTTCCATATGTTGTTCCTTGTTTTCTCAATTGTTGACTTTTCTCTTCTTAGTTTTCTTTGTTACACGTACACTGCCATTGTTGTTATCAACTTCTCCTGCATCATAATATCAATagaattagataaatatgcatACAATTCAAATCTTCTATACTTCAGCAGACTTATGTCCTCATATATATGTACCATGTAGTCCTTTTGTTTGATCCTTGCATTGTTGTTTTACAGGTCACTTCAAGAAAATAGACTGATTGGCAAAATTCCAGAAGTGATTAGCGTCATGTAGGCTCTTGCTGTCCGGTGAGTACAAAAAGAGACACTTGAATCCATGCTTATTGATCTCTTTATCTTTACTAGCCCATAATGAAATCTTTTGTCCGAAATTGTTTCTCAGAGACCTTAGCGAGAATGAACTGGTGGGGCTGGTTCCTCCTATACTTGGCAACCTATACTACACAGGCAAACTGTTAGTATCATCAACAATATTCTTCTTTCCCAAACCTATAACATGATTGATTTTTGCAATAACATCAGTCTTCAGTGTAGTTAAAGTCACAAACCAGAAGTGGAGTCCTGACAGCAGCCGGAACATTTTAGGTGATGGCTGGTTTCTATGTGATATATAATTTTCTTACATACAGAATACTCAAATTTGAGTTCACAAAACGGTAGAGCTTGGAAAATATGCTCAAGCTACTTTCCAGTAGTTTTGGTGCAGTACTATAGAAATAAGATGCATCCACAATATACTACTGAATTTTGAAGTGCTCTGTTACTATTAATATCTGTTGTTGATGAAAATCAAACAAATAATACATTCAGTTACATAAttgcaatcaccaacaatgtaaatTACAGCTATTGGGTACTGCAATTGTAGTTCTTAGCATGTGCAATTGATCCTTATTAGCCGTACCACGCCCATTTGCTATTCTTGTTGCAGTATCTGAACTTGACTCTCTTTCTCTTTTGTTATGCAGTACATTCTGAGGGTAGGTGAAGGACAAGCTGCCCAGTGCATCAGCGGATTCATAGCTATGGATGTACCAGCACACTGTGGCCCCCTCTGGTAAACTATGCACCGCTAAGCTCCTTATCCTGGCTCTCACGATTGTTAATCTTTGCGCATAACGTTTAGCAGCTTGTTTTTAGTagtttcttgtgatttgtgctaacacacctattcctttgtttattgtgatttgtgcaagCCCACAccaaatttttgtccttgtcatttcatagaaaaaaaattgtttctttatGATTTGTGCTAACAAACCTTTtgctttgtttattgtgatttgtgcaagCCCACACCAAATTTGTCCTTgccctttcatagaaaaaaattgtttcttgtaatttgtgctaacacaccttttgctttgtttattgtgatttgtgcaagCCCACACCaaattttgtccttgtcctttcatagaaaaaattgttatttatgatttgtgccaacacatttAAGCTATTTGTCTTTGTCATAGTATAGAAAAAAAATGTAatttgttaattgtgattttTGCCAGCACAGTcaacatttttgtccttgtctttccatagaaaaaaaatgttatttgtgatttgtgccaacacatttTAGTTATTTGTCTGTCATACTATAGAAAAAATTGTAATATGTTTATTGTGAAAATTGTAATCACTTACACAAAGGAATTGTATCTGTTGATTTCCGGACGGACCAAACAGAAATGAAATTTCAGTAGTACTCCTAGCTAATAGATTACTCGCAAGTTGCTTTCAGTGATTCTAGGAAGAATTTCTCGCATGTCTGTTTGGCCTGCAAGAAATTGGCGTGGTGAATCTGGATAGAATATGTAGTTGTTGTTTAGGACTGCAGGTGGGATACGTCAATGAATCTGGACAGAAATGTAGCTTAAGTTAATTTCGTGCAATTTTCTTTCAGAACCAAAAACGGAAGGTATACCAATGAACTTGCATGTAGGAGTAATAAGAGTGTATAAAGCTTTAATGAATTCAACGCATTTTCTGACTAATCCACACATAGTGGTTGTGTGCTTGTTTTAGGATGTTGTCAAGTAGGACTTCATTCATTCACCGCTAACTCCTTTGTTGATGCAGTACAACATCTGACAAGAAACTGAACTGCTCATTttaatgaagccaatcttgagatGAGGGACAGTGACCCAGAGGCGACACTTGAGGCAGACCTGAAGGCGAGCGAGAGCTTCCTGAACCAGAGAACACTGCAGCTAGAGAGCTATGAGATGTCCCAGCACATGCAGGAGCAACACGCTACAGCTTGGCCTTGTGATCTCGCTGGTAAGCATGCTCAAGCACTCAAGATCCTTGTTGACATATCAATAAATGTTGATCTCTATTAAGTTTCATACTTCTGCAGCCTACGTCATGATACGGTCATTTTATCACTACTACTTAATCTCACTAATGGCATTTAAGGATAGTTTCTGACAGTTTGTCAAGAAACACAATGTCTGACTAAAAACTGAATTTCCTGGCTGATTTCGAGATAAATCCTCGTCATTAGTCACAAGCATAGATGTGCTTTTATTTATTAATTGTAATGATCAATTTAACCACAAATACTAAACACAAGATGTCTACATTACTTCAGATCTAGTGGAATTACTTATATGGTTTATCTTCTCTTGATTGTTGCAGTATTTGGTGAAAACATGATAGATGATAGTTATCAAGATGTCAACATCGATATATCTTCTGTGGTGATCGAGCAAATGAAGAAGAAATACCACGATAAGCCAAGTTAAATGTCTGATCTTCGTATAGGAAAAGCAACAGTATAATTGCATTATCAACAAGTACTAGTTGCACTATTTGAAATGTGCAATTTTCGTATTTATGTTTTGAAATTTTCAAGATCATACTCATTGTGCCTTTGTTTGCTCAGAATATCTTAATATGTGAATCTTGTCGGGTGAGACTATGCAGTGATCCTAGTGTTCCATATTCTGTGGACT
This sequence is a window from Miscanthus floridulus cultivar M001 chromosome 10, ASM1932011v1, whole genome shotgun sequence. Protein-coding genes within it:
- the LOC136485444 gene encoding increased DNA methylation 1-like, encoding MKLAVVLGVLNECFNPVKDGWTRIDMLHQAVYSLGSEFKWLSYEGLYTMVLKKHGEIVSAAIAESWTGIQDENCHMFLPRQLHKLNWTARFLLIGHFKKID